In Musa acuminata AAA Group cultivar baxijiao chromosome BXJ2-8, Cavendish_Baxijiao_AAA, whole genome shotgun sequence, one genomic interval encodes:
- the LOC135619073 gene encoding uncharacterized protein LOC135619073 — protein sequence MCRSAMESNSGLAGYPRDRDRLQIRGFYLRVSLAGGWRLFPGAITLVYLPRIDGSLLEVNGSRIRAAARAIVPLHRICSPELFRSGDTEAAVFASTDRVRAGEGVRFEAYVGEEKVVRGVFRRRGGVWGMECRCAAEGDAAAVAAAEVWVVGEKGVSMGQRVEVAAALEEERRKRRRRRGFCSRLEEIPEESDGCDGLCCEGGEEEEEEEEGGWELEGSDDDVRKQAGGKGMEGEDVALEMEGVRWGVDLGIWVMCLGVGMLVSAASNRKLRKNLL from the coding sequence ATGTGCCGATCTGCCATGGAGAGCAACTCTGGCCTCGCCGGGTACCCCAGGGACCGCGACCGCCTCCAGATCCGGGGCTTCTACCTACGCGTCTCCCTCGCCGGCGGATGGAGACTGTTCCCGGGCGCCATCACCCTCGTCTACCTCCCCCGGATCGACGGCAGCTTGCTCGAGGTAAATGGGTCCAGGATTCGCGCCGCGGCCCGGGCGATCGTGCCGCTCCACCGGATCTGCTCGCCGGAGCTGTTCAGGAGCGGCGACACGGAGGCGGCGGTGTTCGCCAGCACGGACCGGGTGAGGGCGGGCGAGGGGGTGCGGTTCGAGGCgtacgtcggggaggagaaggtggTGAGAGGGGTGTTCAGGCGGCGGGGGGGCGTGTGGGGGATGGAGTGCCGGTGCGCGGCGGAAGGCGACGCGGCGGCCGTGGCCGCGGCGGAGGTGTGGGTGGTGGGGGAGAAGGGGGTGTCGATGGGACAGAGGGTGGAGGTGGCGGCGGCCTTGGAGGAGGAAAGGAGaaagcggcggcggaggagggggtTTTGCTCGAGGTTGGAGGAGATACCGGAGGAGTCGGACGGATGCGATGGCTTGTGCTGCGAGGGtggcgaggaagaggaagaggaagaggaagggggcTGGGAGTTGGAGGGATCCGACGATGATGTTCGAAAGCAGGCGGGCGGGAAGGGTATGGAGGGCGAAGATGTTGCGTTGGAGATGGAAGGGGTGAGATGGGGCGTCGATTTAGGGATCTGGGTGATGTGCTTGGGGGTGGGCATGTTGGTCTCCGCAGCTTCCAATAGGAAACTGAGAAAGAATCTTCTTTGA
- the LOC103993225 gene encoding sporulation-specific protein 1 isoform X2, with product MGRNGSVRRSYSASPTDYKLLEEVGHGASATVYRAIYVPANEIVAVKRLDLDRCNSNLDDIWREAQTMSLIDHPNVISAYCSFVVERFLWVVMPFMAEGSCLHLMKFSYPDGFEEHVICSILKETLKALEYLHRHGHIHRDIKAGNILLDKSGVVKLGDFGVSACMFDKGDRQRARNTFVGTPCWMAPEVLQPGSGYDFKADIWSFGITALELAHGHAPFSKYPPMKVLLMTLQNAPPGLDYDRDKKFSKSFKEMIAMCLVKDQTKRPTAEKLLKHSFFKHAKPPEISLKSILSDLPPLWDRVKTLQLKDAAQLALKKMPSSEQEAISQSEYQRGVSAWNFDIEDLKAQASLIQDDDDISEMKEDEETMRAFIVSKDPSTSRSNSEKSMFNNKTIPRDCTHGTEFSEAKCSSSTRDEVLQTELVDTSNQERFDGHDNHRLENNLAPQTSKHDSVCNQGKVEVGKKQQTYSGPLLPSGVSAISLSERGLTSERTESDNQQGTEKYKRDARKITNFSGPLMLPNRASANSLSAPMRSSAGCGDLLEDKIKPNVVQIKGRFSVTSENVDLVKGSSSMRKSASVGDCLVQPKPAPPGQHPKEISNSNPKEFGNSSVPASIVMPHLQNLFQQTSFQRDLLMSLLNSLQQNEIVDVFPSGMPSQTQNLKNEKLLDAAYTERERLLLSKILELQARMIGLADELTAAKLIHFQLQQELNALYCQEEVEEEEEGEEEYRRNEEIEET from the exons ATGGGGAGGAACGGGAGCGTGAGGCGCAGCTACTCGGCGTCGCCGACGGACTACAAGCTCCTGGAGGAGGTCGGGCACGGGGCCAGCGCCACGGTGTACCGGGCGATCTACGTCCCGGCCAACGAGATCGTCGCCGTCAAGCGACTGGATCTTGATCGCTGCAACAGTAACCTC GATGACATATGGCGGGAAGCCCAAACAATGAGCTTGATAGACCACCCGAATGTAATAAGCGCTTATTGTTCATTCGTTGTTGAACGATTCCTTTGGGTGGTCATGCCATTTATGGCTGAAGGCTCGTGCTTGCACCTGATGAAATTTTCATATCCAGATGGATTTGAAGAACATGTTATATGTTCAATTCTTAAAGAAACATTAAAAGCTTTAGAGTACCTTCATAGACATGGGCATATACATCGTGACATCAAG GCTGGGAATATCCTCCTTGATAAATCTGGTGTGGTGAAGCTTGGAGACTTTGGTGTTTCAGCATGCATGTTTGACAAAGGTGACAGGCAACGTGCAAGAAATACTTTTGTAGGGACACCATGCTG GATGGCTCCTGAGGTGTTACAACCAGGAAGTGGTTATGATTTTAA AGCTGACATCTGGTCGTTTGGAATAACTGCACTGGAATTGGCACATGGTCATGCTCCATTTTCAAAATATCCTCCAATGAAG GTTCTCTTGATGACTCTCCAAAATGCACCTCCTGGACTTGATTATGATCGTGATAAAAAGTTTTCGAAG TCTTTTAAAGAAATGATTGCAATGTGCTTGGTTAAAGATCAAACAAAGAGACCGACGGCGGAAAAATTGTTGAAACATTCATTTTTCAAGCATGCAAAGCCTCCTGAGATATCACTGAAAAGCATTTTATCTGATCTTCCACCACTTTGGGATCGTGTGAAAACACTCCAG CTTAAGGATGCTGCACAACTAGCTCTCAAGAAAATGCCATCATCTGAACAAGAAGCAATATCACAG AGTGAGTATCAAAGAGGTGTTAGTGCATGGAACTTTGACATCGAGGACTTAAAGGCTCAAGCATCATTG ATTCAAGATGATGATGACATTTCTGAAATGAAGGAAGATGAAGAAACTATGAGAGCTTTTATTGTCAGCAAG GATCCATCCACATCGAGAtcgaattctgaaaagtcaatgtTTAACAACAAAACCATTCCTAG agatTGTACTCATGGAACAGAATTCTCAGAGGCAAAGTGTTCATCAAGTACAAGAGATGAAGTATTGCAAACAGAGTTAGTGGATACCAGTAATCAAGAAAGGTTTGATGGACACGACAATCACAGATTAGAAAACAATTTAGCACCACAAACATCAAAGCATGATTCAGTGTGCAACCAAGGGAAAGTTGAAGTTGGAAAGAAACAACAAACTTATAGTGGTCCACTTTTACCTTCTGGTGTGTCTGCCATCTCATTATCAGAAAGAGGGCTCACCTCAGAAAG GACTGAAAGTGACAATCAGCAAGGAACTGAGAAATATAAACGTGATGCACGCAAAATCACAAACTTTAGTGGCCCACTGATGCTCCCAAACCGTGCCTCAGCTAACAGCTTATCTGCTCCCATGCGGTCTTCAGCAG GTTGTGGAGACTTATTGGAGGACAAGATTAAGCCTAATGTGGTTCAAATAAAAGGCCGGTTTTCAGTTACGTCGGAAAATGTGGATCTTGTAAAA GGATCTTCTTCCATGAGAAAATCTGCCAGTGTTGGTGATTGTTTAGTTCAACCAAAACCAGCA CCACCTGGTCAACATCCAAAGGAAATTAGCAACAGTAATCCAAAGGAATTTGGCAACAGTTCAGTACCTGCTTCCATTGTCATGCCCCACCTTCAGAATCTTTTCCAACAAACATCTTTTCAACGA GATCTTCTTATGAGTCTGTTGAATAGTTTGCAACAAAACGAGATAGTTGATG TGTTCCCAAGTGGAATGCCTTCCCAAACTCAAAatttgaagaatgagaagttg TTGGATGCTGCATACACTGAAAGAGAGCGACTACTGCTAAGTAAAATCTTAGAGCTACAAGCCAG GATGATTGGTCTAGCTGATGAGCTGACTGCAGCAAAACTGATTCATTTTCAG TTGCAACAAGAGTTAAATGCATTGTATTgccaagaagaagtagaagaagaagaagaaggagaagaagaatatAGGAGGAATGAAGAAATAGAGGAAACCTGA
- the LOC103993225 gene encoding sporulation-specific protein 1 isoform X1 — MGRNGSVRRSYSASPTDYKLLEEVGHGASATVYRAIYVPANEIVAVKRLDLDRCNSNLDDIWREAQTMSLIDHPNVISAYCSFVVERFLWVVMPFMAEGSCLHLMKFSYPDGFEEHVICSILKETLKALEYLHRHGHIHRDIKAGNILLDKSGVVKLGDFGVSACMFDKGDRQRARNTFVGTPCWMAPEVLQPGSGYDFKADIWSFGITALELAHGHAPFSKYPPMKVLLMTLQNAPPGLDYDRDKKFSKSFKEMIAMCLVKDQTKRPTAEKLLKHSFFKHAKPPEISLKSILSDLPPLWDRVKTLQLKDAAQLALKKMPSSEQEAISQSEYQRGVSAWNFDIEDLKAQASLIQDDDDISEMKEDEETMRAFIVSKDPSTSRSNSEKSMFNNKTIPRDCTHGTEFSEAKCSSSTRDEVLQTELVDTSNQERFDGHDNHRLENNLAPQTSKHDSVCNQGKVEVGKKQQTYSGPLLPSGVSAISLSERGLTSERTESDNQQGTEKYKRDARKITNFSGPLMLPNRASANSLSAPMRSSAGCGDLLEDKIKPNVVQIKGRFSVTSENVDLVKDLPLSNISRRSSQGSSSMRKSASVGDCLVQPKPAPPGQHPKEISNSNPKEFGNSSVPASIVMPHLQNLFQQTSFQRDLLMSLLNSLQQNEIVDVFPSGMPSQTQNLKNEKLLDAAYTERERLLLSKILELQARMIGLADELTAAKLIHFQLQQELNALYCQEEVEEEEEGEEEYRRNEEIEET; from the exons ATGGGGAGGAACGGGAGCGTGAGGCGCAGCTACTCGGCGTCGCCGACGGACTACAAGCTCCTGGAGGAGGTCGGGCACGGGGCCAGCGCCACGGTGTACCGGGCGATCTACGTCCCGGCCAACGAGATCGTCGCCGTCAAGCGACTGGATCTTGATCGCTGCAACAGTAACCTC GATGACATATGGCGGGAAGCCCAAACAATGAGCTTGATAGACCACCCGAATGTAATAAGCGCTTATTGTTCATTCGTTGTTGAACGATTCCTTTGGGTGGTCATGCCATTTATGGCTGAAGGCTCGTGCTTGCACCTGATGAAATTTTCATATCCAGATGGATTTGAAGAACATGTTATATGTTCAATTCTTAAAGAAACATTAAAAGCTTTAGAGTACCTTCATAGACATGGGCATATACATCGTGACATCAAG GCTGGGAATATCCTCCTTGATAAATCTGGTGTGGTGAAGCTTGGAGACTTTGGTGTTTCAGCATGCATGTTTGACAAAGGTGACAGGCAACGTGCAAGAAATACTTTTGTAGGGACACCATGCTG GATGGCTCCTGAGGTGTTACAACCAGGAAGTGGTTATGATTTTAA AGCTGACATCTGGTCGTTTGGAATAACTGCACTGGAATTGGCACATGGTCATGCTCCATTTTCAAAATATCCTCCAATGAAG GTTCTCTTGATGACTCTCCAAAATGCACCTCCTGGACTTGATTATGATCGTGATAAAAAGTTTTCGAAG TCTTTTAAAGAAATGATTGCAATGTGCTTGGTTAAAGATCAAACAAAGAGACCGACGGCGGAAAAATTGTTGAAACATTCATTTTTCAAGCATGCAAAGCCTCCTGAGATATCACTGAAAAGCATTTTATCTGATCTTCCACCACTTTGGGATCGTGTGAAAACACTCCAG CTTAAGGATGCTGCACAACTAGCTCTCAAGAAAATGCCATCATCTGAACAAGAAGCAATATCACAG AGTGAGTATCAAAGAGGTGTTAGTGCATGGAACTTTGACATCGAGGACTTAAAGGCTCAAGCATCATTG ATTCAAGATGATGATGACATTTCTGAAATGAAGGAAGATGAAGAAACTATGAGAGCTTTTATTGTCAGCAAG GATCCATCCACATCGAGAtcgaattctgaaaagtcaatgtTTAACAACAAAACCATTCCTAG agatTGTACTCATGGAACAGAATTCTCAGAGGCAAAGTGTTCATCAAGTACAAGAGATGAAGTATTGCAAACAGAGTTAGTGGATACCAGTAATCAAGAAAGGTTTGATGGACACGACAATCACAGATTAGAAAACAATTTAGCACCACAAACATCAAAGCATGATTCAGTGTGCAACCAAGGGAAAGTTGAAGTTGGAAAGAAACAACAAACTTATAGTGGTCCACTTTTACCTTCTGGTGTGTCTGCCATCTCATTATCAGAAAGAGGGCTCACCTCAGAAAG GACTGAAAGTGACAATCAGCAAGGAACTGAGAAATATAAACGTGATGCACGCAAAATCACAAACTTTAGTGGCCCACTGATGCTCCCAAACCGTGCCTCAGCTAACAGCTTATCTGCTCCCATGCGGTCTTCAGCAG GTTGTGGAGACTTATTGGAGGACAAGATTAAGCCTAATGTGGTTCAAATAAAAGGCCGGTTTTCAGTTACGTCGGAAAATGTGGATCTTGTAAAA GACTTACCACTATCTAACATTTCAAGAAGGTCATCCCAG GGATCTTCTTCCATGAGAAAATCTGCCAGTGTTGGTGATTGTTTAGTTCAACCAAAACCAGCA CCACCTGGTCAACATCCAAAGGAAATTAGCAACAGTAATCCAAAGGAATTTGGCAACAGTTCAGTACCTGCTTCCATTGTCATGCCCCACCTTCAGAATCTTTTCCAACAAACATCTTTTCAACGA GATCTTCTTATGAGTCTGTTGAATAGTTTGCAACAAAACGAGATAGTTGATG TGTTCCCAAGTGGAATGCCTTCCCAAACTCAAAatttgaagaatgagaagttg TTGGATGCTGCATACACTGAAAGAGAGCGACTACTGCTAAGTAAAATCTTAGAGCTACAAGCCAG GATGATTGGTCTAGCTGATGAGCTGACTGCAGCAAAACTGATTCATTTTCAG TTGCAACAAGAGTTAAATGCATTGTATTgccaagaagaagtagaagaagaagaagaaggagaagaagaatatAGGAGGAATGAAGAAATAGAGGAAACCTGA